The Vigna angularis cultivar LongXiaoDou No.4 chromosome 6, ASM1680809v1, whole genome shotgun sequence genome contains the following window.
GCTATAAGCTGTGCATGTTGAACAATCTGTACATTCTATCCAATATAGAACCTTTTACTACTACTCGCTCTCTAACAAGAAGTCCCTCCCCTCCCCACAAACAACTCAGACATTCTCAAACAATCCTTAGAAATATCTCCATACCAATTTAACCCCAAGAAATTTTGTGCCATCAACATTGCCCAACATTGGGAATTCTCCTGTCCGCGTGATTTATCTTCATTCCCTCCAATAGCTGACTGGCCTGAGTATAGGTTGCCTTCACCCTTCATTCCCACACTTCCACCCTTCTCCACCAGTTCCTCCCACAATTACCAATCCTACATTAGGTAGTTCCATTATTAATTTGCTACAACGTATACATGCACCAGAGCAGATACATATAGCGTAGCTAATATTGCTTATGTGCAATTCTGCAGTAAAACAAAGGTTCACACCACAGCACTAGCTTTCAATTCCCACCATGTTTAGTTACTTAGTTTGCTGTACATTGATTGAGTGAACTATGCCAAGTAGCCCCATGTAATGGAGCATcgtaaaataacatttttcccATTTGCTTTCTAGTAAAATGTCTGTTCTGTTGCATTAATGTACTTATCTTTCCTCTACAATTTTGGTGCACAagggaaatatttaataaggGTCAATCAACAATTCACATTCTCAATTAGTTCATTCAAACAATTCCGTGCGCATTGTACCATTAAGCATCCATAGCTAATCTAGATATACAAAAACATGGTTAACATTCGACTCCAAAGTATTGAAGATTCAGCCGGTATGATAAGCCTCAATCAAATTCTAGTTTCATCAAAAAGTCATACATAGAACCTTTCAATCAGCAAAACTGAATACATATCAGAGATAAAATTCAAAGTATATATCTTAGCTGGCTTCATATTTGGGGTCTGCTGTGACTAAGTGATAAGCTATAACCAAAGCAAAAATCAAGATGCCGAGAAAATTGGCAATGACTCCCAGGGCTTCATCATCAATCATATCTCTTACGTTCTAGATCTGGACAAGACaaacaataaaatcaaatcaaataattaagaaaCACATCAAATGAATTGCTTCACAGTAATCAACGTAAAGGAATTGAAATCTCAGTCATATTATTCTGCGAACACGGTAAATagagaaatttaaataattaaataaataagaaatcgACCTTTTGTGAGGGGTTGAATGAGACTGTTTGATGGATCGCAATACGGTGAGGAACATGCACAGCCCCCGACTCTTTAAGAAGCAAGGGTGTGTGCGTTGACCTAGACTTTTTGGCCACATTCTAAACGCCGTCGTTTATATCAAAGATTTAACGCGCAAAACAAAAATGTGATGTGGCTGCTGGGATTCGAGCCCAGGTCTCCACGGCCACAACGTGGAATTCTTACCACTAAACTACAGCCACTTCATGTAtgaaattatttgattaatatgataGTCTATGTAACACGCACAAAATGTTAATTTAGTCCTTCAAATTAACATGATTATTAAAAAGTTTCTTTCTATAAGaacaaatttaatcaattttatgtTAGACtattaaagttaatatttatGCTTATGTACCATGTTATATAGCAATTTGTCGACATTGAAAAGTATACACTAATAGCAATTAAAacttaaagtttttttttttttatttctcatatttttcaatatttgttcTCGGTTAATCTTAACTTTtctctgatttatttttatattaagttcgtcctttaaaatttaatacttgTAACCGAGAGATGTGTAGAATTCTGACTTTAAAGTTCATCGAatttgagttaattgttttacATTGTTAGTTTTTCGATTCCTTTggctaaataaatatatgaaaagtaAACAACATGATATTGTTTTTCagtttaaaaaatgagtatattttgtttaattaaagttcaaatttaaaaatcaaaccATAAAGTTGTGTGTTCtctatataacaaaaaaaatgcataacATGTATTTGATCACATAACTATTaaactactaatttataaatggTTACATATAGtaatagaaattaattaaaaccatACACATCACTACTAAGATTCTGtaagatataaaatattctaCCTAAATTAAGTTAgtaacttatatattatttgatgacTTAGGAGCTATCATTATTAATGagtctaaattttttataacttttttttaagctCTTACGATAGAAGACGCAGTTACGTTGTTGCTACAAAGAGGAGAGATACCAACAAAGCAAATAAACCAGCAAGGAGATAAACTCAGAGACAGAGACACCTGGAAGCGGTTTTCACCCATTAAACCGACCGGCGGTTTTCCACTGTTTTTCcccaaaataatgaaaaattattggGTTAGGAAGATTATTAAAGTTGGTTTTTGgataatataatgaaatatgttttcaacTGCCACTTTAATTCTCGTAAATATGGAGGCAGATACTTTTGTATGTACCATTTTgattatatagattaaaaatattttgttatattcttGTAACGATAAAATAactatgaaatttaaaaatttaatttaatcttagtgtatttatatttataataatatataatgaaatattgtTTCTGTGTATGCTTTTATCCAAACATTTAGCAAATTTTCAAAATGCTTAATTAATTACACCTTAATTGTTGATTCTCTTTGAAACAGTTTcacctttatttatttttcataaatatcttGAGTAACGTATAGAGTTTGTTTACTAAGACAAAAGATCAGctactaatttttcatttggtAAATACTTTGAAGCAGAAAACTTTAGTAATAATaagttatgaatttttttaactagCTAGGAGCTTTGtaattttttagtattattatcCCTCACattatatacttatttattatatttaattttgttttatttattattatatattatatgtgatATGAGtgtcttttaatttaaatcaatgTTGGTATAAAAAGAATCATAATTCCATTTTAGAGTAactgaaatatatttaattattcattgagtagtttatatttttataagtaaactagttattaaataaaaataatataatttaaaaatatgaaatatgtgCTAAAATTGAGATAGTTGTATATTGttataactaataaataaatatcatagtAGAGATCTCGCGAAGGAAGGAGTATAAAAGAAGAACACGGAAGAGGAGACAGAACAGAGgagtgaagagaagaaggaagaagaagaagaagaaacagagaaaagaaaaggaatcaGAGAAGAAAATGGGAGTGGAGAAGCAATTGTTGAGGCCTGGCACCGGTCCCAAGCCACTTCCTGGTCAACACGTCACCGTTCACTGCACTGGTTTCGGTtcgtttctctctctctccctttccctttctaaaccctaaatctcTCTCTTTTCCCAGCGTTCTTAGATCTCACCCTTCTTTCATGTGCTTACCGTTGTCGATTCTGTGTGCAGGGAAGAACGGCGACCTCACTCAGAAATTTTGGAGGTTACCTGATTACCATTTCATTTACGTCTTCCTTGCTTTTCAATACACTCATTCATCACTCTTTTTCTTGCAGCACAAAGGATCCCGGCCAAACCCCTTTCTCCTTTAAAATCGGCCAAGGCTCTGTCATCAAAGGTATACCGTTTTCACTTACTGATTATTCATTATTTCTATAATACTtcctattttttgttttctaatgtAAATTCATTGtaatatccttttttttttcaactatcTGTGTCTGTAGGATGGGATGAAGGTGTGATTGGCATGCAAATTGGTGAAGTTGCTCGTCTCCGGGTAATGCTAGCAACTCCTTATTCTTACATGTTCCCGCTTGAAAAATCTCATAGCTTCTCGAATCTTTTGTGTAACTAGCATTCTCACTTTTAGGAATATCCTTCATCCTTTCTCCTCTACATATATATGCTTTGCTTTTATCTGCATTAGTCGATTTTTTTTCCCAATATTACATCCAACTGAGTGTTTGGTGTCAATTCAAATTAGCTGTATCTTACCATTTGTTGGCGCTGATGTACTTTTATTAATTCCTTGCTGTTTGTTTGTTGCTTCTTTTGGGAGTGGAgggttatttaattttatagagCATTTTGTTCACATTGTTGATGATCTTGCAGTGCACTCCTGATTATGCTTATGGTGCTGGTGGCTTTCCTGCTTGGGGAATACAGCCCAACTCTGTTCTGGAATTTGAAATCGAAGTCCTAAGTGTGAATTGAAAACCTTGTTAGTTTGTCTGTCTCCGCGCAAAGAATAAGAGCATCTCTTTCCATGGGCATGTGTAACAGTATCCCAATGCAATGAGTGATATTTAAGGTGGTTGAGTTGTTTGATCTAAATGCTAAATGACTTCTTGAACTATCtcaaacttttttaatattatatttcgtACCTTTactattctttttttcatttcttgagGAAATTAATATTATCTGACAACGACATTACCTTAAATTCTGCTTCCATGGGAaaggatgaatttttttttttggtatctTACAGAATCTAGTGTTTTGATCATTTGACCGATCTTCGCTAGTCTATCATGATCATCGCACTTGTAGATTGATAGCATGTTTTTCTATTGTTAATAGCAATAATAGTGATATTGTTATCACGATTTGTTTTTGTTGGTAAAGCTGTTGCTACAATCCTATATTTGTGCTAGTTGCATGGAAATAGAACTATTTTGGCTTTAACATCTTTGAATGTAGAATACATTGCTTATCTCATGAGCATTTAGGTACCGCTTGAACCTCTGATGCAGCCTCGGTTCCGGGtcgttctttttcttcttcttcttcatatgTTGCATCTTTTACTTGAGTTGTTTTCCTCTTCTGCTTCAATTTCTTGGTTTGGCCCAGTTGATAGATCAACGTGGAATTATGAGAATAATTGTTGTTATTAATGTAGAGAAGTGAAGGATGTTAAGAAAGTATGATAATGGTGCTTTCACCCATGAATTGTGGATAAACACTTAAAACGATTAACCCTAAACGAATACTTTTACCTCCAGTTAAGTGGGCTGTAATCAAAGGTAACAATAATTCTAAGAGGCCCTGCCggaagattttttcttttttttaaattagtgatATTAAATCCAtatcatacatttttttaaaagaatctgGAAAATTATCTTCGGGAAAATAATATCTATTGTGTATTCCACATATTACATAAcagaaatgtttttattttattttttacattacaaaaactacttattatattattaatttttcattaattaaattctGTGAAAGATATTCTTTTTAAAGAGATATAAAAGCTGTAAGCAGcatgaaagaatgaaaatagaGTTGTGTAAATAGCAATGCGCTAAGTGCAAATAGAATCACACGATCTTCAGCCCATTAGTTGACTTGTGCCATTGTCAGTCGAATGCAATTGCTTCTTAGAAAGGGTAGCTTCTTCCAACTTACATCTTCATATAGTGGTCTACTTGATTTATTTGCATCCTTCTCCCTCATTCTTCATCATATTCTTCTTACATCGGGGCCTCTGTttcaattttcatcttctttttcctATTCTAGTTCCCCACCTTTTTTTCCTtactcttcatcttctttt
Protein-coding sequences here:
- the LOC108342102 gene encoding peptidyl-prolyl cis-trans isomerase FKBP12 — translated: MGVEKQLLRPGTGPKPLPGQHVTVHCTGFGKNGDLTQKFWSTKDPGQTPFSFKIGQGSVIKGWDEGVIGMQIGEVARLRCTPDYAYGAGGFPAWGIQPNSVLEFEIEVLSVN
- the LOC108343379 gene encoding dolichyl-diphosphooligosaccharide--protein glycosyltransferase subunit 4A-like; the protein is MIDDEALGVIANFLGILIFALVIAYHLVTADPKYEAS